One genomic segment of Coffea arabica cultivar ET-39 chromosome 6e, Coffea Arabica ET-39 HiFi, whole genome shotgun sequence includes these proteins:
- the LOC113694947 gene encoding F-box protein At5g07610-like produces MGPPTPKCPNSPSAATILAGTEDVLIEILLYLPIKTLIRFKTVSKSWFSLISSSHFSHLHALRHRPTTAVSGLCLRKSPSQLYLLPLFTRRPKIQTFKFNLTPPDAYNRTPTAPAAGAATATATTYRTRILQSCNGLLLLQVSYNARNAPKDYHIYNPTTRRSRILQLTYIFHSNIVSQSQSQQLGLYLAYDPSKSVDYKVICVSFTAYSVYTYQVFVYDSKFQSWKVANGGKEFVVPYDVKFCDGVYWNGKIHWIRPKGESYYFDIDKDCVVQSIQIPLVERWRGDRVSDTYYFGNSNGHLHFVTMYLRQASESELRVFEMQDDCSNWLLRYRMDFVDILCYFPEVRRREIDFRDGDTVDYAFCVLGMVREENGEGFLVFHVPGKVVAYKFKDKSFVELADLRALHFSRKGLLKFGCHDAYEFIESLAPV; encoded by the coding sequence ATGGGTCCCCCGACGCCGAAGTGCCCGAATTCACCCTCAGCTGCCACAATCCTCGCTGGAACCGAGGATGTTTTGATCGAAATCCTCCTTTACCTGCCTATCAAAACACTAATCAGATTCAAGACCGTCTCCAAAAGCTGGTTCTCCCTTATTTCCAGCTCCCATTTCTCCCATCTCCATGCCCTCCGCCACCGCCCCACTACTGCCGTCTCCGGCCTCTGCCTCCGCAAATCACCCTCGCAACTCTACCTCTTACCCCTTTTCACTAGACGTCCAAAAATCCAAACTTTTAAATTTAATCTCACCCCCCCTGATGCTTATAATCGCACGCCCACGGCCCCTGCCGCCGGTGCTGCCACTGCCACCGCCACCACTTATAGGACTAGGATTTTACAATCTTGCAATGGACTATTACTTTTACAAGTATCATACAATGCCCGAAATGCCCCCAAAGATTACCACATTTACAATCCCACCACCCGTCGTTCCAGAATTCTTCAGCTCACTTATATCTTCCACAGCAATATAGTTAGTCAGAGTCAAAGTCAACAATTGGGGCTGTATTTAGCCTATGATCCTTCAAAATCAGTTGATTATAAGGTGATATGTGTGAGTTTCACAGCTTATTCGGTGTATACTTATCAAGTTTTTGTTTATGATTCAAAATTTCAATCTTGGAAGGTTGCTAATGGGGGAAAAGAGTTTGTGGTGCCTTATGATGTAAAATTCTGTGATGGGGTCTATTGGAATGGCAAAATTCACTGGATTAGGCCAAAGGGCGAATCTTATTATTTTGACATTGATAAGGATTGTGTTGTCCAGTCCATACAAATTCCTCTGGTGGAGAGATGGCGGGGTGATAGAGTTAGTGATACTTACTATTTTGGAAATTCTAACGGCCACTTGCATTTTGTGACAATGTACTTGAGGCAAGCATCTGAATCTGAATTAAGGGTCTTCGAAATGCAGGATGATTGctcgaattggttgttgaggtatcGGATGGATTTTGTTGATATCTTGTGTTATTTTCCTGAGGTTAGGAGAAGGGAGATTGATTTTAGAGATGGGGATACAGTTGATTACGCATTTTGTGTGCTTGGTATGGTTAGGGAAGAGAATGGTGAGGGATTTTTGGTGTTTCATGTTCCCGGAAAGGTTGTCGCTTACAAGTTCAAGGATAAGAGCTTTGTGGAGCTAGCTGATTTGAGAGCACTTCATTTTTCTAGGAAGGGTTTGCTGAAGTTTGGATGTCATGATGCTTATGAGTTTATTGAGAGTCTTGCTCCTGTTTGA